From a region of the Paenibacillus sp. FSL R10-2734 genome:
- a CDS encoding DUF6470 family protein, translating into MLQPILQIRQTPAVIGIDADPGAYSISQPKAEVNVRTTPGELTVESTRPELTVDQSRAWEAYNGGKMLDMNRRIYSGIQQLYLQGIARKVEQGNRMAQFFRPGNTIAEVYGTDTQPNSFPEIRGPASYDNVDIHIETRAPQIDYRAAKVDIQVERRNPEIEYTRGKLNIYMQQYASIQFIPPELNVQL; encoded by the coding sequence TTGCTTCAGCCGATATTGCAAATCCGTCAGACACCTGCTGTGATAGGGATTGATGCCGATCCGGGCGCTTATTCGATTTCTCAGCCAAAGGCTGAGGTCAATGTCAGAACTACTCCGGGAGAACTAACGGTGGAGTCCACTCGGCCCGAGCTTACTGTAGATCAATCTCGAGCATGGGAAGCCTATAATGGTGGAAAGATGCTCGATATGAATAGACGGATTTATTCTGGGATTCAGCAGTTGTATCTACAGGGTATTGCTAGAAAGGTTGAGCAAGGGAATCGTATGGCTCAGTTTTTTAGACCTGGTAATACAATTGCAGAAGTGTACGGCACGGATACCCAGCCCAACTCGTTTCCTGAGATTCGTGGTCCAGCATCGTATGACAATGTAGATATTCACATCGAAACGAGAGCCCCACAAATCGATTATCGAGCTGCGAAAGTAGATATTCAGGTGGAGCGGCGAAATCCGGAAATTGAATATACCCGTGGAAAGTTAAATATTTATATGCAGCAATACGCTTCGATTCAGTTTATTCCACCAGAATTGAATGTTCAATTGTAG
- a CDS encoding flagellar assembly protein FliW has protein sequence MNNLIIETLSWGKLEVDKEQLYHFPKGIPGFDEETDFALIVMEETPFWYLQSVKSKGLSFLLGDPFAFYPAYEFELPDAEAEELEIKSDVVVRCIITLKENVEQSTINLLAPIVLNPLGNFGKQIVLHKSPYHTKHSLLQEQSVIDGKDGG, from the coding sequence GTGAACAACTTGATTATAGAAACACTATCTTGGGGTAAACTGGAAGTAGATAAGGAGCAGTTATATCATTTTCCTAAAGGAATCCCTGGCTTTGATGAAGAAACTGATTTTGCATTGATCGTGATGGAGGAGACGCCTTTTTGGTATCTACAGTCAGTAAAAAGTAAGGGGCTGTCCTTTCTGCTGGGTGATCCGTTTGCTTTTTATCCAGCTTACGAATTTGAACTGCCTGATGCTGAGGCTGAAGAGCTAGAGATTAAATCGGATGTTGTTGTCCGTTGTATTATTACTTTAAAAGAAAATGTTGAGCAGTCTACGATTAATCTTCTTGCTCCAATTGTATTGAATCCGTTAGGGAACTTTGGTAAACAAATCGTGCTGCATAAATCGCCTTATCATACGAAGCATAGCTTACTGCAAGAGCAGTCGGTTATCGATGGAAAGGATGGTGGATGA
- the csrA gene encoding carbon storage regulator CsrA: MLVLSRKKGESIVIQDQIELTILSVDGDTVKVGISAPKHVDIFRKEIYLSIQEANRESVAPQQTDLNALIHRLRGVNKND, translated from the coding sequence ATGCTCGTACTTTCCCGCAAAAAAGGAGAGTCCATCGTCATCCAAGATCAGATAGAGCTGACGATCTTAAGTGTGGATGGTGATACGGTGAAGGTTGGTATTTCCGCACCGAAGCATGTCGATATTTTTCGTAAAGAGATCTACCTATCGATCCAAGAAGCTAACCGTGAGTCCGTTGCTCCGCAGCAGACTGACCTGAATGCATTGATTCATCGACTTCGTGGTGTGAACAAGAATGATTAA
- a CDS encoding flagellin — protein MIINHNIAALNTHRQLTANTANTNKNIEKLSSGLRINRAGDDAAGLAISEKMRGQIRGLDQASRNAQDGISLIQTAEGALNETHSILQRQRELANQSANGTNTDSDRQALQDEMNQLTSEINRIGNTTEFNTQKLLKGDGKSNLTGTGVAKDGFLANGETTHAQAKQTITFAAKGTAGDELTVTINGQDLSAKLAAGAGPADAKATGAEYAAALQKAIDANDTLKGSFTAKADATTGAVTIEAVKQEDGGKFDGAQGNMTAAKINNGAAAGAAASVGTTTYTQASGTLDFAGLTTAADVAKLAGTGITINGEQIEFYDATKGEYKGSAKGVNISGAANGTAVAQAIVDTLGSKIDGVTLTAATGVLTVTATAKGEAGNGISLKDGGVQKDFETSFQIGANTGQSMSLAIGDMRASALGITGKAGDAGFTKANTVTDGTNNVSAEAALNISTKEDASAAIAILDKATATVSSSRSKLGAVQNRLEHTINNLGTASENLTAAESRIRDVDMAKEMMQQTKNNILAQAAQAMLAQANQQPQGVLQLLR, from the coding sequence ATGATTATTAACCACAATATCGCGGCGTTGAACACTCACCGCCAACTGACTGCTAACACTGCAAACACTAACAAAAATATTGAGAAATTGTCTTCCGGTCTTCGCATCAACCGTGCAGGTGACGATGCTGCTGGTCTGGCTATCTCCGAAAAAATGCGCGGCCAAATCCGCGGTTTGGATCAAGCTTCCCGTAACGCTCAAGACGGTATCTCTTTGATTCAAACAGCTGAAGGTGCATTGAACGAAACTCACAGCATCCTGCAACGTCAACGCGAATTGGCTAACCAATCCGCAAACGGAACAAACACTGATTCTGACCGTCAAGCTCTGCAAGACGAAATGAACCAACTGACTTCCGAAATCAACCGTATCGGTAACACTACTGAGTTCAATACTCAGAAATTGCTTAAGGGTGACGGAAAATCTAACCTTACTGGTACTGGTGTAGCCAAAGATGGTTTCTTGGCGAATGGAGAAACAACACATGCTCAAGCAAAACAAACCATCACTTTTGCGGCAAAAGGTACCGCTGGTGATGAGTTGACTGTAACAATCAATGGTCAAGATCTCTCTGCTAAATTGGCGGCGGGAGCAGGCCCTGCTGACGCAAAAGCGACAGGAGCAGAATATGCAGCTGCTTTGCAAAAGGCAATTGATGCAAATGATACATTGAAAGGTAGCTTTACTGCAAAGGCTGATGCTACTACAGGTGCTGTCACAATTGAAGCTGTAAAACAAGAAGATGGCGGTAAATTCGACGGAGCTCAAGGAAACATGACAGCTGCTAAAATAAACAATGGTGCAGCAGCTGGCGCAGCTGCTTCTGTTGGTACTACTACCTACACTCAGGCTAGTGGTACACTTGACTTTGCAGGACTTACTACTGCAGCAGATGTAGCAAAACTAGCTGGAACTGGAATTACTATCAATGGTGAACAAATTGAGTTTTATGATGCTACTAAAGGCGAATACAAAGGTAGTGCAAAGGGTGTAAACATTAGTGGCGCAGCTAATGGAACGGCTGTTGCACAAGCAATTGTAGATACTCTGGGAAGCAAAATCGATGGAGTTACATTAACTGCTGCTACTGGCGTACTAACTGTAACTGCAACTGCTAAAGGAGAAGCTGGTAATGGAATCTCCTTGAAAGATGGCGGAGTTCAAAAAGACTTCGAAACTTCTTTCCAAATCGGTGCTAACACTGGTCAATCCATGAGCTTGGCTATTGGCGACATGCGTGCTTCTGCACTAGGTATCACTGGTAAAGCTGGCGATGCTGGTTTCACTAAAGCTAACACTGTAACTGACGGAACTAACAATGTGAGCGCTGAAGCAGCTCTGAACATTTCCACTAAGGAAGATGCTTCTGCTGCAATCGCAATTCTGGATAAAGCTACTGCAACTGTATCCAGCTCCCGTTCTAAACTCGGTGCTGTTCAAAACCGTTTGGAGCACACAATCAACAACTTGGGAACAGCTTCTGAGAACTTGACAGCTGCTGAATCCCGTATCCGTGACGTTGACATGGCTAAAGAAATGATGCAACAAACTAAGAACAACATCCTTGCACAAGCTGCACAAGCTATGTTGGCTCAAGCTAACCAACAACCACAAGGCGTTCTTCAATTGCTTCGTTAA
- a CDS encoding flagellar protein FlaG, which yields MNVQFSLSASSASSVTSVQGVSEATSSTASVSSAIQETPIRNAKDMNLREKQGVNVSVAEEQLIRTIERAVKSLQGPQTTLQISIHEKTHDIMVKVLNKDTGELIREVPPEKTLDLVAKMMEIAGILVDEKI from the coding sequence ATGAATGTACAGTTTTCTCTTTCTGCTAGTTCAGCTAGTTCCGTAACAAGTGTACAGGGTGTATCTGAGGCAACGTCAAGTACTGCATCGGTGTCATCCGCGATTCAAGAAACGCCTATCCGAAATGCTAAGGATATGAACTTGAGAGAGAAGCAGGGCGTAAACGTGTCTGTTGCGGAAGAACAGCTCATTCGTACCATTGAACGGGCAGTGAAATCTCTACAGGGACCCCAGACTACGCTGCAGATCAGCATCCACGAGAAGACACATGATATTATGGTCAAAGTGCTTAATAAGGATACCGGTGAGCTCATTCGTGAAGTTCCCCCAGAGAAGACCCTGGATCTCGTAGCTAAGATGATGGAAATTGCTGGAATACTTGTAGACGAGAAAATTTAG
- the fliD gene encoding flagellar filament capping protein FliD: protein MVTRVNGFSGMDIDSMVKSMMTAKRVPLDKLNQQKQILNWTRDSYREVNSKLVDFRTNKLTDKYGVNSAMNANKAVTSGNTDALTAEATATANGIDMKVSITQLATKATIESKGAGSGLSVASSLAQAKINDPNSENETVTDADKAEKYSLEINGETFSFTGATGISTVIATINGNSKANAMASFDEVTGKLIISSKTSGSKGELSIKSGNDTNLFEAFKGVNQYNGVDDVKPGVDAIIFVNDTMIKKDSNTFLINGIQMTLLATTYTTLTPEVNPPAGADKPITIKTQSDPQKAVDAIKGFVEDYNSLLTLLNGKISEEKYRDFAPLTDEQKTAMKEADITTWTEKAKSGLLKNDDILREAVSSLRGVISNQIGALSSIGVTTGSYYEGGKLKLDEAALKKALANDAQGVMDLFQGPASASNTGIFDKLASKVNSTLDTLVSRVGTNKFSTDLTSTFKEESIMGKKLKEYNTRITSMLTMLNNAETRFYKQFSAMETAMNKLQTQSSSLFSTSS, encoded by the coding sequence TTGGTTACACGTGTAAATGGATTTTCAGGGATGGACATCGATAGTATGGTCAAGAGTATGATGACTGCTAAGCGAGTCCCCTTAGATAAGCTTAATCAACAGAAACAGATCCTTAACTGGACTAGAGACAGTTATCGGGAAGTTAATAGTAAGTTGGTTGACTTTCGTACCAATAAACTTACGGATAAATATGGCGTTAACTCAGCGATGAATGCCAATAAGGCTGTTACAAGTGGTAATACGGATGCGTTAACCGCTGAAGCTACGGCTACTGCTAACGGGATTGATATGAAAGTAAGTATTACTCAGTTGGCTACCAAGGCTACAATTGAATCTAAAGGTGCAGGTTCTGGCTTGAGTGTGGCATCTTCTCTAGCACAGGCAAAGATTAATGATCCAAATAGCGAAAATGAAACGGTTACGGATGCTGACAAGGCTGAAAAATATAGTTTGGAGATTAATGGAGAAACTTTTTCATTTACAGGAGCAACAGGAATTTCAACAGTTATTGCAACGATCAATGGTAACAGTAAAGCTAACGCTATGGCGAGTTTTGATGAAGTCACTGGGAAACTGATTATTTCTTCTAAGACTTCTGGAAGTAAGGGTGAATTGTCTATAAAGTCAGGCAATGATACTAATCTATTCGAGGCTTTTAAAGGCGTTAATCAATACAATGGTGTAGATGACGTTAAGCCAGGTGTGGATGCTATTATATTCGTCAATGATACTATGATAAAAAAAGATAGTAACACTTTCTTGATCAACGGAATCCAAATGACATTATTGGCTACAACATATACTACTTTAACCCCTGAGGTAAATCCACCAGCAGGAGCGGATAAGCCCATCACAATCAAAACGCAATCAGATCCCCAAAAAGCAGTAGATGCAATTAAAGGGTTTGTCGAAGATTACAATAGTTTACTCACTTTGCTCAATGGTAAAATATCTGAAGAGAAGTACCGTGATTTTGCACCGTTGACGGATGAGCAGAAGACGGCGATGAAAGAGGCAGACATCACGACTTGGACAGAAAAAGCTAAAAGCGGACTTTTGAAAAATGATGATATCCTAAGAGAAGCGGTATCCTCTTTGCGCGGGGTTATCTCGAACCAGATCGGGGCTTTGAGCTCTATTGGAGTGACTACTGGATCTTACTACGAGGGTGGAAAACTGAAGTTAGATGAGGCGGCCTTAAAGAAGGCTCTTGCTAACGATGCCCAAGGGGTTATGGATCTATTCCAGGGTCCAGCTAGTGCATCGAACACAGGTATTTTTGACAAGCTAGCTAGTAAAGTTAATAGCACCTTGGATACACTAGTCTCAAGGGTTGGTACTAATAAGTTCTCAACAGACTTAACCAGTACTTTTAAAGAAGAAAGCATTATGGGCAAGAAGCTCAAAGAATACAACACTCGTATAACTTCAATGCTGACTATGTTGAATAATGCCGAAACACGCTTTTACAAGCAGTTCTCAGCTATGGAAACGGCAATGAATAAGCTACAGACACAGTCGTCCAGTCTTTTCTCCACATCCAGCTAA
- the fliS gene encoding flagellar export chaperone FliS, with amino-acid sequence MITSPYDKYRQSSVKTSTPAQLVVMLYDGAIRFVRTAMDGLSKQDYEKTSLNFGKAQTIISELMSTLDYSYEVSNNLYSLYEYTNFLLVEANIRKSPEKAEEAIGYLTELRETWLQASKIAAGQGQAESAHG; translated from the coding sequence TTGATAACATCTCCTTATGACAAGTATCGCCAATCTTCTGTCAAAACCTCAACGCCTGCACAGCTCGTGGTCATGCTTTATGATGGAGCCATTCGTTTCGTAAGAACAGCGATGGATGGTCTCAGCAAACAGGATTACGAGAAGACTAGTCTAAATTTTGGTAAAGCTCAAACGATTATAAGTGAGTTAATGAGCACATTAGATTATTCCTATGAAGTATCTAACAATCTCTACTCATTATATGAATATACAAACTTCTTGTTAGTGGAAGCTAACATCCGTAAAAGTCCAGAAAAAGCGGAAGAAGCCATCGGCTATCTTACAGAACTTCGGGAAACTTGGCTTCAAGCATCCAAAATCGCTGCAGGCCAAGGACAGGCTGAAAGTGCTCATGGATGA
- a CDS encoding cold shock domain-containing protein: MEGKVKWFNAEKGYGFIETADGGDVFVHFSAIQTDGFKTLDEGQSVEFDIVEGARGPQAANVIKL; this comes from the coding sequence ATGGAAGGTAAAGTAAAATGGTTTAACGCAGAAAAAGGTTATGGTTTTATCGAGACTGCAGACGGTGGCGACGTATTCGTACACTTTTCCGCGATTCAAACTGATGGTTTCAAGACTTTGGATGAAGGCCAATCCGTAGAATTCGATATCGTTGAAGGTGCACGCGGACCACAAGCAGCTAACGTAATCAAATTATAA
- a CDS encoding S-layer homology domain-containing protein — protein sequence MKKKLRGLMTGILGVSMLLGSLGSVSAAPVPKDIQGHWAQGQLQEWLDRGYLGGYPDGTVKPNKAITRGEYVTLVNRLFGFTQKATVGFKDMKSTNWNYSEVAKAVEAGYIGGYEDNTFRPNSPLTRQEAAVMAAKLLKLSTNTTSTKFKDNAQIAAWAKGAVAAAADKKIINGYPDGTFGPKRSLTRAEAVGIINSSVIHYPGSGTGGGVIPTPTPTATPTPTATPTPTSAPGGSTGGGSGGSGGGNGGGGNETKPTVSGATYGNVGTVTADVYLTPSVTGAVYYVVAPYTANVNAPSALQVEKGQLSDGTASEHHGSAATVANTRVTFSVYGLNPGTQYATYIVAADASGKLSDVTTVRLTTAQATAITLFEPGQVGTVTADVYIQYGATGGTATPVRYVVLPANEKAPSAAQIAVGQDSTGTALNAPWTGTPSINPGVKHTHTLTGLTANTAYKVYLITGSGTQLSPVEIIQIHTK from the coding sequence ATGAAAAAGAAGCTGCGCGGTCTTATGACCGGAATTTTAGGAGTTAGTATGTTATTAGGATCTCTTGGCAGCGTATCTGCCGCTCCCGTACCTAAGGATATCCAAGGTCACTGGGCCCAAGGTCAGCTACAGGAATGGTTAGATAGAGGATACCTTGGTGGATACCCAGACGGCACGGTAAAACCAAACAAGGCTATTACCCGTGGAGAGTATGTGACTCTGGTAAACCGCCTGTTCGGTTTTACACAAAAAGCAACAGTAGGCTTTAAAGATATGAAAAGCACAAACTGGAACTACAGTGAAGTGGCTAAAGCCGTGGAAGCTGGATATATCGGAGGATACGAGGACAATACGTTCCGTCCTAATAGTCCGCTCACAAGACAAGAAGCAGCTGTAATGGCAGCGAAATTACTAAAATTGAGCACCAATACCACTTCTACTAAATTTAAAGATAATGCACAAATTGCAGCATGGGCTAAAGGTGCAGTAGCCGCTGCAGCGGATAAGAAGATCATTAACGGTTATCCGGATGGAACCTTCGGTCCTAAGAGATCGTTAACACGTGCGGAGGCTGTAGGTATTATTAATAGTTCAGTCATCCACTACCCAGGTAGCGGCACAGGTGGTGGTGTAATTCCTACTCCAACTCCAACAGCTACTCCAACTCCAACAGCTACACCAACGCCAACATCAGCTCCAGGTGGTAGTACTGGTGGAGGAAGCGGTGGATCTGGCGGCGGTAACGGTGGCGGAGGAAATGAAACAAAACCAACCGTCAGTGGGGCAACCTATGGTAACGTTGGTACGGTAACTGCTGATGTGTACCTTACTCCTTCCGTAACGGGTGCTGTGTATTATGTAGTCGCTCCTTATACTGCTAACGTAAATGCACCAAGTGCACTACAAGTGGAAAAAGGACAACTTAGTGACGGAACTGCAAGCGAACATCATGGTAGCGCTGCTACTGTAGCTAATACTAGGGTTACATTCTCAGTTTACGGATTGAATCCTGGTACACAATATGCGACTTATATCGTGGCAGCTGATGCTTCGGGTAAACTATCTGATGTAACAACCGTTCGTTTAACTACTGCTCAGGCAACTGCAATTACACTTTTTGAACCTGGGCAAGTAGGTACAGTTACAGCAGATGTATATATTCAATATGGTGCAACAGGTGGCACTGCAACACCGGTAAGATATGTAGTATTGCCTGCAAATGAAAAAGCACCTAGTGCAGCACAGATTGCTGTAGGACAGGATAGTACAGGTACTGCATTGAACGCTCCATGGACTGGCACGCCTTCAATTAATCCAGGAGTAAAGCATACGCATACTTTGACTGGATTGACAGCCAATACTGCCTATAAGGTATACCTTATTACAGGATCGGGTACGCAATTGTCACCTGTGGAAATCATCCAAATTCATACCAAGTAA
- the raiA gene encoding ribosome-associated translation inhibitor RaiA, with product MQFTIRGQQIDVTDALREYVDKKLSKLEKYFEAPPTSEGSVTLGVVRGLHTVEVTIPLAGVTLRAEDRSDDMYASIDAVVDKLERQIRKHKTKINRKFRQEGLKTLFVDGASTAVAVEEQDYDDLEVVRNKRFTMKPMDVEEAILQMNMVGHTFFVFSNIDTSEVSVVYKRDDGKYGLIEQG from the coding sequence ATGCAATTCACCATTCGAGGTCAACAAATTGACGTGACCGACGCTTTGAGAGAGTATGTTGATAAGAAGCTCAGCAAACTTGAGAAGTATTTCGAAGCACCCCCTACCTCTGAAGGGTCTGTGACGCTTGGCGTAGTTCGCGGCCTTCATACGGTGGAAGTAACCATTCCGCTTGCTGGCGTGACGCTTCGTGCGGAAGATCGCAGCGATGACATGTATGCTTCCATAGATGCCGTTGTGGACAAGCTGGAACGTCAAATTCGCAAACACAAAACGAAGATTAATCGTAAGTTCCGTCAAGAGGGACTGAAGACGCTGTTTGTGGATGGAGCTAGTACCGCTGTTGCTGTAGAAGAACAAGATTATGATGACTTGGAAGTTGTGAGGAACAAACGCTTTACCATGAAGCCGATGGATGTGGAAGAAGCAATTCTTCAAATGAACATGGTAGGACATACTTTCTTCGTGTTTTCCAATATCGATACTTCGGAAGTTAGCGTAGTTTACAAACGTGATGATGGCAAATATGGACTGATTGAACAGGGCTAG